Proteins encoded within one genomic window of Salipaludibacillus agaradhaerens:
- a CDS encoding precorrin-2 dehydrogenase/sirohydrochlorin ferrochelatase family protein → MNDAIPSMICLTGRRCIVIGGGTVASRHVRRLIEAKGDVTVISPELSPSLSSRKNDFTFYERTFKAGDTTGAFLVIAATNNSQLNEAIYEEAVKSVPLVNIASNQALSNFFFPKVVKRGPLQLAVSTSGTSPFLTKKIANELEHQYGHEYGDYLIKAGELRQHILASDLTSEQKKQLLKHLTSPALLDAFRTHDQKAINEFIAQLNL, encoded by the coding sequence ATGAATGACGCAATTCCAAGTATGATTTGTTTAACCGGTAGACGCTGTATTGTGATTGGTGGAGGAACTGTTGCATCTCGACATGTGAGAAGACTAATAGAAGCAAAAGGTGACGTAACCGTTATAAGTCCAGAACTGTCGCCTTCTCTCTCCTCTAGAAAGAATGACTTTACGTTTTATGAACGCACCTTCAAGGCTGGTGATACAACTGGTGCCTTTCTCGTTATCGCCGCTACAAATAACTCACAATTAAATGAAGCTATTTATGAAGAAGCAGTCAAAAGTGTGCCTTTAGTAAACATTGCTAGCAACCAAGCATTAAGTAATTTTTTCTTTCCAAAGGTGGTCAAACGCGGCCCTCTTCAGCTTGCCGTATCAACGTCTGGAACAAGTCCGTTTCTTACTAAAAAAATCGCTAACGAACTTGAACATCAATATGGACATGAGTATGGTGATTACTTAATTAAAGCAGGTGAATTACGTCAACACATTCTCGCTTCCGACCTTACATCTGAACAGAAAAAACAATTATTAAAACACCTTACGTCCCCTGCGTTACTCGATGCTTTTCGAACACATGACCAAAAAGCGATAAATGAATTTATTGCTCAATTAAACCTTTGA
- a CDS encoding spore coat protein, giving the protein MNQEVHYSGTEKKRKWSALDPDCCHPTDRPDTNLQNAEQVNKTLQSSEEYIFIKDSCDITVSTTDTKAAVSLQAALQAAIALVINISIADSSKAERITQDLLQTAKTKQITFQKTVVENSRNVDVKTTDTQIAINLQVLLQILLALIVNLNIL; this is encoded by the coding sequence ATGAATCAGGAAGTGCATTATTCAGGCACAGAAAAAAAGAGAAAATGGTCAGCACTAGATCCGGACTGTTGCCATCCGACAGATCGACCTGACACAAACTTACAAAATGCAGAGCAAGTAAATAAAACGTTACAATCTTCTGAAGAGTATATTTTCATTAAAGACTCATGTGATATTACGGTGTCAACAACGGATACGAAAGCTGCAGTTTCCTTGCAGGCAGCTTTGCAAGCGGCTATCGCATTGGTCATTAATATTTCAATTGCTGATAGCAGCAAGGCGGAGAGGATCACACAGGATTTACTCCAAACGGCTAAAACAAAGCAAATAACATTCCAAAAAACGGTCGTAGAAAATTCAAGAAATGTAGATGTGAAAACCACAGATACTCAAATAGCGATCAATTTGCAGGTGCTCTTACAAATTTTGCTTGCTTTGATTGTCAACCTCAATATTTTGTAA
- a CDS encoding DUF3231 family protein — protein MGILSGNQQNEPMHYGEIFSAWTHLAGMKSTIATYQIYENHCGDEDLLTIINSLIGLARQEEKQLETLLKENGIALPPSPPERPKASLEDIPAGAKYNDPEIAMAISSDLAAGLIADSKAMGQSTREDIAMMYGQFHTAKAQEAGKLLRLNKEKGWLVVPPLHEKPRELQMN, from the coding sequence ATGGGGATATTAAGTGGAAATCAACAGAACGAGCCCATGCATTATGGGGAAATTTTTAGTGCTTGGACACATTTAGCTGGTATGAAATCAACCATTGCCACATATCAAATTTACGAAAATCATTGTGGAGATGAAGACCTGCTTACTATCATTAATTCTCTTATTGGTTTAGCACGTCAAGAAGAAAAGCAGTTAGAAACTTTGTTAAAAGAAAATGGTATCGCCTTACCACCAAGTCCACCGGAGCGTCCAAAAGCGTCCCTGGAAGATATTCCAGCTGGAGCAAAATACAATGACCCCGAAATAGCGATGGCTATTTCTTCTGATCTTGCGGCTGGGCTTATTGCGGATAGTAAAGCGATGGGACAAAGTACACGTGAAGATATTGCCATGATGTATGGGCAATTCCACACTGCTAAAGCTCAAGAAGCAGGCAAGTTACTAAGATTAAACAAAGAAAAAGGCTGGCTTGTTGTCCCACCACTTCATGAAAAGCCAAGAGAGCTTCAAATGAATTAA